A single Anatilimnocola floriformis DNA region contains:
- a CDS encoding Uma2 family endonuclease, whose translation MSTASAHSSVASLLPQLEFIPPLQTGDRLSRDEFERRYHAMPQKYKAELIEGIVYVIGPPVSDPGHSHPHFRFIGWLGQYEAQTPGTAGGDNGTIRLDLDNEPQPDTFLRILPACGGQTRDTADRYVEGAPELVAEIAASSVSYDLHEKLKAYRRNGVKEYIVWRVLDKSLDWFKLQSGEFVLQQPNAQGIYKSTTFPGLWLDAAALLGGQPARVLAVAQQGIATPEHAAFVEKLRAAEHGQA comes from the coding sequence ATGTCGACAGCTTCAGCGCATTCCTCAGTCGCCTCGCTGCTCCCACAGCTCGAGTTCATTCCGCCGCTGCAAACCGGCGATCGTTTGTCGCGCGATGAGTTCGAACGTCGTTATCACGCGATGCCGCAGAAGTACAAAGCCGAACTCATCGAAGGAATCGTGTACGTCATAGGACCACCGGTTTCCGATCCAGGCCATTCTCATCCCCATTTTCGTTTCATCGGTTGGCTCGGTCAGTACGAAGCCCAGACGCCCGGCACTGCTGGCGGCGACAATGGCACGATTCGATTAGATCTCGACAATGAACCGCAGCCGGATACTTTTCTGCGCATCCTGCCGGCTTGTGGCGGACAAACTCGCGACACTGCCGACCGCTACGTCGAAGGTGCGCCGGAACTGGTCGCGGAGATCGCGGCTTCGAGCGTGAGCTACGACCTGCACGAAAAGCTCAAGGCCTATCGCCGCAATGGCGTGAAGGAATACATCGTCTGGCGCGTGCTGGACAAGTCGCTCGATTGGTTCAAGTTGCAAAGCGGCGAATTCGTGCTGCAACAGCCCAACGCGCAAGGCATTTACAAGAGCACGACGTTTCCCGGATTGTGGCTCGATGCTGCGGCGTTGCTCGGTGGCCAACCGGCGCGAGTGCTCGCGGTTGCCCAGCAAGGAATCGCGACACCGGAGCATGCGGCGTTTGTGGAGAAACTGCGGGCGGCGGAACACGGCCAAGCCTGA